CTGAAATAAAATTAAAAGAACATGAAAAAAATAAATTAGTTTCAGTATGGCGTGCTACAGCAGGAGCTGTATCTGTAGGAGATCATAATATAGGTATAACTCGCCAAATCACTAATCTGGCTGCAGGTAGTGAAGATACTGACGCAGTAAATGTAGCTCAATTGAAATCATTAAAAAACGCAGGTTTAACATTTGCGTTGAATGATTATGATAAAGATCAAGTAGATAGTACCAAAGATAAACTAATTAAAAAAGAAATTGGCAGTATTTTTCAGATTCAAGGCAAAAGTGATTTTGTTTATAACGATGCTAATAAAGCTAAGTACACTTCTGATAATTTAGTAACATTTAACGACGCTGGAGTATTGCGTATTGGAATGTTGAAATCTCCAAGTTTTACTGGTGTAACATTGGGAGAGGGTGATAAAACAGTTTCACTTACCGTTGATGATGGTGCTTTAAAAGCTGGCGGTAAAACAATTTTCACCGAAGATAACTTTAAAAAGTTTTTTACAAAACTTTATACTTTTGAAGGTGGCTTGAAAGCAGAAGAAAAAGACGGAAAAACCGTTATTTCATTGAATAAAGAAACCATTAAGCAAATGCCCGAATTAAAAGGCGAGAAAGGTGATGCAGGAAAATCCGCATACGAAATATGGAAAGCGCAAGACGGCAATGGAAATAAATCTGAAGCTGATTTCACTAACGCAATAAAAGGCGAGAAAGGTGATGCAGGAAAATCCGCATACGAAATATGGAAAGCGCAAGACGGCAATGGAAATAAATCTGAAGCTGATTTCACTAACGCAATAAAAGGCGAGAAAGGTGATGCAGGAAAATCCGCATACGAAATATGGAAAGCGCAAGACGGTAATGGAAATAAATCTGAAGCTGATTTCACTAACGCAATAAAAGGCGAAAAAGGTGATGCAGGAAAATCCGCATACGAAATATGGAAAGCGCAAGACGGCAATGGAAATAAATCTGAAGCTGATTTCACTAACGCAATAAAAGGCGAAAAAGGTGATGCAGGAAAATCCGCATACGAAATATGGAAAGCGCAAGACGGTAATGGAAATAAATCTGAAGCTGATTTCACTAACGCAATAAAAGGCGAGAAAGGTGATGCAGGAAAATCCGCATACGAAATATGGAAAGCGCAAGACGGTAATGGAAATAAATCTGAAGCTGATTTCACTAACGCAATAAAAGGCGAGAAAGGTGATGCAGGAAAATCCGCATACGAAATATGGAAAGCGCAAGACGGCAATGGAAATAAATCTGAAGCTGATTTCACTAACGCAATAAAAGGCGAGAAAGGTGATGCAGGAAAATCCGCATACGAAATATGGAAAGCGCAAGACGGTAATGGAAATAAATCTGAAGCTGATTTCACTAACGCAATAAAAGGCGAGAAAGGTGATGCAGGAAAATCCGCATACGAAATATGGAAAGCGCAAGACGGCAATGGAAATAAATCTGAAGCTGATTTCACTAACGCAATAAAAGGCGAAAAAGGTGATGCAGGAAAATCCGCATACGAAATATGGAAAGCGCAAGACGGCAATGGAAATAAATCTGAAGCTGATTTCACTAACGCAATAAAAGGCGAGAAAGGTCCTAAAGGAGAACCGGGCCTTAAAGGAGGACAAGGTCTTAAAGGCGAGAAAGGAAAATCTGCTTATGAAAGTTGGAAAGAATTGCCTGCTAATCAAGGTAAATCAGAAACTGAATTTGCTGAGATGTTAGGTGGCGGAGCAAGTAAAGTAGAGTTACAACAGCTTCGTACTGAACACGATAGTTTGAAAGCACAAATCCGCAAAGATCAGCAATCTATTCAACAACTCGATCGCAATATGCAAAAAATGAACAAAGATTTACGGGCAGGGATTGCGGGGGCAACAGCGATTGCTTTCTTACAAGGGGGAAATTTTGCTGGAGAGTCTGCGGTTTCTGTGGCAGTAGGCACTTATAAAGGAGAACACGCGTTAGCGGTCGGTTATGGCAGACGTTTAACCAATAACAAAATTGAGGTTAAATTGGGTGCTAGTATCAATAGCCGAAGTGATGTGAATGCGGGGGGAAGTGTAGGATACCACTGGTAAAATAAAGGATAAGAGTAAAAGTGCGGTCAATTTGGACCGCATTTTTTATAAAAATACGGGTGTTGACGTGAAAAATTGTGGTTCTTGAAAAATATATTTCTAGGTAAATTTGCCTTATGTTATCCTTTACAAAAAAATTTTAGGGTCACACTATGCTGAGTATTTTTGTTACTTTTCTTGGCGCATTTTTAACATTGATTGTGATGCGACCAGTTGCCAATTGGATTGGATTAGTTGATAAGCCAAACTATCGTAAACGTCATCAAGGCGCAATTCCGCTAATCGGTGGCGTGTCGCTTTTTGTTGGAAATCTTTGCTATTACTTGATGGAATGGGATCAGCTTCGATTACCGTATCTCTATTTGTTCAGTATTTTTGTTTTATTGGCGATAGGGATTTTAGATGATCGCTTTGATATCAGTCCTTTCTTAAGAGCGGGGATTCAAGCAATTCTGGCGATTTTAATGATTGATCTTGGGAATGTTTATCTTGATCATCTTGGTCAAATTTTAGGGCCTTTCCAGTTAACGCTTGGTTCAATTGGTTTGATTATTACCGTCTTTGCCACTATCGCGATTATTAATGCCTTTAATATGATTGATGGTATTGATGGATTGCTCGGTGGGCTTTCTTGCGTTTCTTTTGCCGCGATTGGTTTTTTGATGTATCGAGATGGGCAAATGGATATGGCACATTGGAGTTTTGCTTTAATCGTGTCGATTTTACCTTATTTGATGCTAAACCTAGGGATTCCATTTGGATCGAAATATAAGGTGTTTATGGGGGATGCGGGGAGTACATTAATTGGTTTTACCATTATTTGGATTTTGTTATTGAGTACGCAAGGAAAAGGGCATCCTATGAATCCAGTCACCGCACTTTGGATTATTGCGATTCCTTTGATTGATATGGTTGCTATTATTTATCGCCGTGTACGTAAAGGTAAAAGCCCATTCCGCCCAGATCGTTTACATGTTCATCATTTAATGGTGAGAGCAGGTTTAACATCAAGACAAGCCTTTTTATTGATTACGTTTGTTTCGGCAGTTTGTGCAACTATCGGTATTTTAGGGGAAGTTTATTATGTGAATGAGTGGGCGATGTTTGTTGGCTTTTTCATTTTATTTTTCCTTTATGTCTATTCAATTACGCGTGCATGGCGAATTACCCGTTGGGTCAGAAGAATGAAACGTCGTGCCAAAAGGTTGAAGAAAGCATAAAAATAAAGGCTTGTGTTATTAAATCACAAGCCTTTATTTTTTGAGAAAATTCACCGCACTTTTTAACATTTTGGCTATTTCTTTCTATAGATAGAAAAAATCCCCAGCCTTTTGGCTAGGGATTGAAATTTGGAGCGGGAAACGAGGCTCGAACTCGCGACCCCGACCTTGGCAAGGTCGTGCTCTACCAACTGAGCTATTCCCGCAATAATGCTTTTATAATGTAAAATTGGAGCGGGAAACGAGGCTCGAACTCGCGACCCCAACCTTGGCAAGGTTGTGCTCTACCAACTGAGCTATTCCCGCAGTTCACATCAGTGAATGTGGTCGCATTATACAAATATTTTTAGGGCTTGCAAGGGCAATTTCATAAAAAGAAATTTTTTGTTGAAGTTTTCGTCAATCTAATTTCATGAAATGTTCGCGATAATAAGCTAGCTCTTTAATCGATTCTCGAATGTCATCTAGCGCCAAATGCGTATTCTCTTTTTTAAAGCCTTCTAAAATTTCAGGTTTCCAACGTGCAGCAAGTTCTTTTAATGTGCTCACGTCTAAATGACGATAATGAAAATAATCGGCTAAATCAGGCATATATTTCACTAAGAAGCGTTTATCTTGGGCAATACTGTTACCGCAAATTGGCGATGAACCTTTTGGTACCCATTTTTTTAAAAAGTCTAAGGTTTGTAATTCTGCTGCACGTTCGGTGAGTTTGCTGGCTTTTACACGTTCAATTAAGCCGTTTTCACTATGTGTTTTTTGGCACCAGTCATTCATTTTATTGAGTAATTCATCAGACTGATGGACAGCCAACACTGGTCCCTCTGCTAAAATATTTAAATTTTTATCTGTTACGATAGTGGCAATTTCAATAATACGTTCTTTTTCCGGATCTAAACCGGTCATTTCTAAATCAATCCAAATAAGATTTTGTTTATCGAATGACATAATATCAGGTATCCTATGCAAAATTTTTTTTCATTTTACCAAAAACAAGGGAAAAAACGACCGCACTTTTATGGCTAAACGTAAATTAACTCAGAACCAAACCAGAAGAATTCAATCGAATAATGCGAAAACATTGCATCGCCATAAGAAAAAAGAGATTGAATGGTCAGATGAAATGCTTGGCGAATCACAAGAAGGTGTTGTGGTCACGCGTTATTCGATTCATGCTGATGTCGAAAATGAACAAGGCGAAATTTATCGTTGTAATTTGCGCCGTACCTTGTCGAGTTTGGTGGTGGGAGATAAAGTCGTTTGGCGTAAAGGTAATGAACAATTACAAGGTGTGAGTGGCGTGATTGAGGCGATTCACCCTCGAGAAAATGAAATTTCCCGTCCTGACTATTATGATGGTTTGAAACCCATTGCGGCGAATATTGATCGTATTATTATTGTATCAGCGGTGTTGCCAACGCTTTCCTTAAATATTATCGATCGTTATCTTGTTGTGTGTGAAATTGCGGGAATCACGCCTCTCATTGTTTTGAATAAAGTGGATTTATTGGCTCAAGAACAGCGTCAAGAAATTGAAGAACAACTTAAAATTTACCAAGATATTGGCTATGAAATTTTAATGATTTCAGCAAAGAGTGGTGAAAATATGGAAAAATTAACCGCACTTTTGGCACAAGGTACGGCGATTTTTGTTGGGCAATCGGGTGTCGGTAAATCGAGTTTAATTAATCATATTTTGCCTAGCGTAAACGCTCAAGTAGGGGACGTGAGTGAAACATCAGGGCTAGGGCAGCATACGACGACATCATCGCGTCTTTATCATTTGCCACAAGGCGGTAATTTAATTGATTCTCCAGGAATTAGAGAATTTGGGCTTTGGCATTTAGATGCCGAGCAAATCACAAAAGGGTATCGAGAGTTTCAATATGTTTTGGGAACCTGTAAATTCCGTGATTGTAAACATTTGAACGATCCAGGGTGTGCGTTACGTGAAGCAGTGGAGCAAGGGAAAATTTCGCCTGTTCGTTATGATAATTATCATCGATTAATTGAAAGTTTAAGTGAAACAAAATCACAGCGTCATTTTTCAGCAGTTTAACGATTGCGCACTATGTGTAATAAATAAACTATTTATCTTTTTTTTATGATTTAATTTCAAGCTTTTTAGTGTTTATTCTTGATTATTTTGCTTTGAAAAAGGATACTAGGACGACTTCCTAGTTTTTTTATTTTTTAACCATTAATTAGTAGAGGTAGCATTATGTACTCAAAAGATGTTGAAATCACCGTGCCAAACGGTTTACACACTCGTCCAGCAGCACAGTTTGTGAAAGAAGCTAAAGCCTTTTCTTCTGATATCACAGTAACGTCTGCCGGTAAGAGCGCAAGTGCAAAAAGTTTGTTTAAGCTACAAACGCTAGGTTTAACACAGGGTACAGTGATCACCATTTCTGCAGAAGGTGAAGATGAGCAACAGGCGGTAGACCATTTAGTTACTTTAATTCCAACCTTAGAATAATACTGACTTAGCCATAAAATTGAGAAATTTTATGGCTATTGTTTATCTATCCCTTTTTTAATTATTTCGGAAGGTATCTATGATTTCTGGCATTCTCGCATCCCCAGGTATTGCCTTTGGTAAGGCTCTTGTTCTTAAAGAAGAAAAGATTGTTCTTGATACGCAAAAAATTACTGATGATCAAATTGACGTAGAAGTCGCTCGATTTTATGAAGGTCGTGCATTGGCGGTGGAGCAACTTAATTCAATCAGAGAACGCGCATTAGTTTCTTTAGGCGAAGAAAAAGCCGCGATCTTTGAAGGTCACTTGATGATTCTTGAGGATGAAGAATTAGAAGAAGAAATTCTTGATTATCTTCGTTCAAATAAGGTTAATGCCGCAGTTGCCGCGAGCAAAATTATTGATCAACAAGTCACAATGTTGTCGGAGATCGATGATGAATATTTGAAAGAGCGTGCTGGTGATATTCGTGATATTGGTAACCGTTTAATTAAAAATATTTTGGGCATGTACATAGTAGATCTTGGCGATATTCAAGAAGAATCAATTCTTGTCGCTTATGATCTGACTCCATCAGAAACTGCTCAACTTAATCTTGAAAAAGTATTAGGGGTTGTCACTGATATTGGTGGTAGAACCTCTCATACTTCTATTATGGCTCGTTCTTTAGAATTACCAGCGATTGTAGGCACAAATAATGTGACCGAATTGGTTAATACAGGTGATTACTTAATTTTAGATGCCATAAATAATCACGTTTATATCAATCCAACACAATCTCAGATTGATGAATTAAAAACACTTGAAGCTAAAATTTCTCAGGAAAAAGCAGAGTTAGCTAAATTAAAAGATCTTCCAGCCATCACATTGGATGGACATAAAGTTGATGTGGTCGCGAATATCGGGACAATCCGTGATTGTGAAGGGGCAGATCGTAATGGTGCAGAAGGTATTGGTTTATACCGAACTGAATTTTTATTTATGGATCGTGAACAGCTTCCGACGGAAGAAGAACAATTCATCGCCTACAAAGAAGTCGTAGAAGCAATGAATGGACGTTTAACCGTGCTTCGTACTATGGATATTGGTGGCGATAAAGAGCTTCCATATTTAGATTTACCAAAAGAAATGAATCCATTCTTGGGATGGCGTGCAATTCGCATTGCGTTAGATCGCCGTGAAATTTTAAATGCACAATTACGCGCGGTGTTGCGTGCTTCAGCATTTGGTAAATTGGCGGTGATGTTCCCGATGATTATTTCCGTAGAAGAAGTTCAAGAATTAAAAGCGGTTATTGAAACATTAAAAGCGGAATTACGTGCAGAAGGTAAAGCGTTTGATGAGAATATCCAAGTGGGGGTAATGGTTGAAACGCCATCCGCTGCTGTAAATGCAAGATTCTTAGCAAAAGAAGTAGATTTCTTCAGTATCGGTACTAACGATTTAACCCAATATACTTTAGCAGTGGATCGTGGCAATGAGTTAATTTCACATCTTTATAATCCGATGCAGCCATCTGTGCTTGGTTTAATTAAACAAGTGATTGATGCTTCTCACGCAGAGGGAAAATGGACGGGAATGTGCGGTGAATTAGCCGGTGATGAACGTGCAACTTTATTGTTACTTGGTATGGGATTAGATGAATTTAGTATGAGTGCTATTTCTGTACCTCGAATTAAAAAATTAATCCGTAATGTGAATTTCCAAGATGCAAAAGCACTTGCTAATGCCGCATTACAAAAACCGACCGCTTCGGAAATTGAGCAGTTAATCGAAGAATTTTTGGCGGAAAATGCATTAAATTAAACAAAATTGTTTGATTTTACGTTAAAATAACAGCCATCTATGAATGGATAGGAGATTAAAATGGGCTTATTTGACAAGTTATTCGGTTCAAAAGAAAACAAATCTGTGGAAGTTGAAATTTATGCACCTATCTCTGGTGAGATTGTAAATATTGAAGATGTTCCAGATGTGGTTTTCTCTGAAAAAATCGTGGGTGATGGTGTTGCCATTCGTCCTTCCGGTAACAAAATTGTTGCGCCAGTGGATGGTGTGATTGGTAAAATTTTTGAAACCAACCATGCTTTCTCAATGGAATCAAAAGAAGGTGTAGAATTATTTGTACACTTTGGTATTGATACCGTTGAGTTAAAAGGTGAAGGCTTTACTCGTATTGCGCAAGAAGGTCAATCAGTTAAGCGCGGTGACACCGTGATTGAATTTGATCTTCCTTTATTAGAATCAAAAGCAAAATCTGTATTAACACCCGTTGTTATTTCCAATATGGATGAAATTTCTTGCATCGTGAAAAAATCAGGTGAAGTGGTCGCTGGAGAGTCAGTGGTATTAAGCTTAACTAAATAATTTCTTTACGATAAAAAAGTCCGCCTTTGTGCGGATTTTTTATTTATGTAAATAAAACTGTGGTGTAGATAGGATTCAAGGGAAAAATTAAAAATGATCTATAAACTTACTGGCTCACTCCAAAATTACGTATGGGGAGGGCATCAATATATTCCTCAATTACTGAATATTCCTGCGGAAGAAAATCAATATTATGCTGAATGGTGGTTGGGCGCTCATCATTCTGCGCCTTCAAGCATTGAAGTCGATGGTAAAAATTTGTTACTTACTGAATTTTTACAGAAAAACCCTACCGCACTTGGTGCACAAAGCCGAGCAAGTTTTGGTGATGAATTACCCTATTTATTAAAAATTCTTGATGTTGCCCAACCTCTTTCTATTCAACTTCATCCAACAAAAACGCAAGCTGAAATAGGTTTTGCGGAAGAAAATGCGAAAGGCATTGAGTTAAAAGCATCAACACGGACTTATAAAGATAACAATCATAAACCTGAAATGATGATTGCTTTATCTGATTTCTGGTTGTTGCATGGTTTTAAAAATAAATCGGATATTATCAAAACTTTAGAGGCACGATCATCTTTAGTCCCGCTTGCAAAAAAATTACATAAACAAGATTTACATGCTTTCTATGCCGATATTATGCAAGCAGACCAAGCTCAGCTACACCAATTGCTTTCCCCAATTTTGTTAGAGAATCAAGCAGCTTATGAGGCTAATAGTCTTGATTTAACTAATCCAGATTATTGGGTGCTTTACACCATTGATGCAATGAATATTTCTTTAGATAAATTAGATGCTGGTTTAATCTGCTTCTATTTGTTTAATATTGCGCACCTCAAAAAAGGCGAGGGAATTTACCAAGATGCTGGCATTCCGCACGCTTATTTGCGTGGGCAAAATATTGAACTGATGGCTTGTTCAGATAATGTGATTCGAGGTGGTTTAACGCCTAAATATGTGGATATTCCAGAATTGCTTAAAATTGTCGATTGTCGTGAAGTAGAGCCTAAAATTATCCCGTCGGCACCTCAAGACGCGCGTATATTTACTTATGCTACGCCTGCACAAGATTTCGCTTTGCAAAATATTCAATATGAATGTGGTGAAACTCATCATTTAAAAGCACAAAGTGCGAGTATTTTATTGGCGATGAATGGCCAGTTAAATCTACGCTCAGAAACGACCGCACTTTTTTTGAAACAAGGTGAGGCTGCTTTCATTACCGCAGGCGCTTCTTATGAAGTGGAAGGCTTAATTGAAGGCTACGCAGTGGTGGCAAAATTGCCTTAATTTTATACAAAATAGTCTATAAAAGTGTGGGTAGATTTGATAGACTTTTTATACAATCTATCCACTAAAGGAGAAAAATATGCTTGATGGATTTGCTATTTCTACATTAATTTTTGTGATATTAGTCGCATTAATTTTGTTTTCTACAGTGAAAACCGTACCACAAGGCTATAACTGGACAATCGAACGTTTCGGTCGTTACACAAGAACATTAATGCCTGGGTTAAATTTAGTGGTGCCTTTTGTTGATCGTATTGGTCGTAAAATTAATATGATGGAACAAGTTTTAGACATCCCTTCTCAAGAAGTGATTTCTAAAGATAACGCCAATGTTTCTATTGATGCGGTTTGTTTTGTGCAAGTGATTGATGCCAGAAGTGCGGCTTATGAAGTGAATCATTTGGAACAAGCTATCATCAATTTAACCATGACAAATATTCGAACCGTGCTTGGCTCGATGGAGCTTGATGAAATGCTTTCTCAACGTGATTCTATTAATAGTCGATTATTGGCTATTGTGGATGAAGCGACAAATCCATGGGGGATTAAAGTAACGCGTATTGAAATTCGTGATGTTCGTCCGCCTCGTGAATTGATTGATTCTATGAATGCTCAAATGAAAGCGGAACGAAATAAACGTGCTGAAGTATTAGAGGCTGAAGGGATTCGTCAGGCTCAGATTCTTCGTGCTGAAGGTGAAAAACAAGCTCGAATTTTAAAAGCAGAAGGGGAGCGACAAGAAGCCTTTTTACAAGCTGAAGCTCGAGAACGTGCAGCGGAAGCTGAAGCAAAAGCAACGCAGATGGTATCAGAAGCAATTACCAGCGGTGATACCAAAGCGATTAACTACTTTATTGCACAAAAATACACAGAAGCATTGAAAGAAATCGGTAGTTCAGGCAACAGTAAAGTCGTGCTTATGCCATTAGAAGCTGGCAATTTAATTGGTTCTGTTGCAGGTATTGCGGAGTTATTAAAGGGAGATAAAAAATCTTAATTTAGATAAAGTGCGGTGATTTTTTTAATCGTTTATCACCGCACTTTTGTAATAAAAAGCCCTTATAACAAATAGGAGAATCTATGACGGATTGGTTAATAAATTGGACACTTTGGCACTGGCTGATTTTAGGCTTTATTTTGCTTATTGGTGAAGTGCTTACACCAGGGATATTTTTGCTATGGTGGGGATTAGCAGCTTTAGTGACGGCATTTGTACAATTTCTTTTTCCAAGCCTTTCCCTTGCCTCACTTGCTATTTTTTATGCGCTATTAGCTTGTATACTTTCTGTGATTTGGTGGAAATATCAACATGGTAAAGATCGCCATGATCAATCTCATTCAACATTAAATCAACGCGATCATGCCTTACTTGGTAAACAAGGCATTGTTCAAGATCTTGGCGCAAATGGAATTGGTCGAGGTGCTTTTGGTGATACAACTTGGCGTATTCAAGGCGATAATCTCACGGTTGGCGCATTGATTGAAGTTGAACGTGTGGATGGCATTACGCTGATTGTAAAAAATATTTCTAATTAGTTTTGGGTTTTATTCGATAAGAAAAAACAGGCATCAAGCCTGTTTTTTTATGAGATTAAAATGTTCTTCCAACATTTACCGCACTTTGGGATTAGCCCAGCGTTGCTAAAATAATTTGTTCTTGATCAATGTGAATCCAAACTTGTTGCCCGATTTGCCATTGATTTGGCTGGTGGACTGTGGCACAAAATTCAATGTCGCTGTCAGCAAATTGAAGGATGGCTTCTTCTTCATTTAGTGATTTGATATTTACAGGGAACTGATTAGCCTGATTTTCTAGTGGTTTTTCACTAATTTTCACCCAAGGTGCTTTGAACATCAGCATCACTTCTTTTTCCGTAATGAGTTTCAAACGAGCAGAGCTTTTTGTGGTAATAGAAACTTGCAATGGCGTTGGTAATCCTTGCACATTCACATTCACGACACAACGAGAGTCAATGATTCGTTGTTGTGCCACTCGTCCAAAAAATTGATTGCGAGCGCTACTTTGTAAAGAAAAACGTGCAGTTGCCGTGAGCAAACTATCTAACGGCACAGATTCATCTTGTAGGATATGAAAGGCGTGTTCTTGCGTACGTTCTAATAAATCATAAAGCTGTAGCAAACGCTCGGCATAAGTGGTAAGCGCTGTGCCTCCGCCATTTTTTCCACCTGTATTTCGTTCAAGCAATGGGCGAGGACTGATTTTATTCATGGCTTCTAAATGATCCCATGCACTTTTATAGCTCACTTTTGCATTTTTCGCAGCTTGATTAATCGAACCGCATTGTTGAATTTCTTTGAGTAAACGCACTCGTTTTGGATCGATAAAAAGTGCTTGTTGCAGTTTAATGGTGAGTAAAATTTCGGTGTTTTTCATTTTGCGGTCCTAAGTAAGTATAAGCGTTATATATTTTACTAAATAATTTTTCTTTTGCTATATGATTGTTATTTATTTCAATATATAATTAAGTAAATAACGTTAAATCATAGGAGATGATTCATGAAAAAATTAACTAAAATTTCAACCGCACTTTTAATCGCGGGATTAGGCTTTTCTTTTGCGGCATCCGCTAAAGTAACTGTATTTGCAGCGGCTTCAATGACAGATGCTTTACAACAAGTTGCAAAAGATTACGCAAAACAAAATCCGAAAAATGAAGTAGTGTTTTCTTTTGCTTCTTCTTCAACTTTAGCAAAACAAATTGAAGAAGGCGCGCCAGCAGATATTTTTGTCTCTGCAAGCAATAAATGGATGAAATATCTTTCTGAAAAAGATTTAACCGTAAAAGAAACCGAAAAAGTTTTAGTGGGTAATGATTTAGTCTTAATCGCA
This portion of the Haemophilus haemolyticus genome encodes:
- the wecA gene encoding UDP-N-acetylglucosamine--undecaprenyl-phosphate N-acetylglucosaminephosphotransferase encodes the protein MLSIFVTFLGAFLTLIVMRPVANWIGLVDKPNYRKRHQGAIPLIGGVSLFVGNLCYYLMEWDQLRLPYLYLFSIFVLLAIGILDDRFDISPFLRAGIQAILAILMIDLGNVYLDHLGQILGPFQLTLGSIGLIITVFATIAIINAFNMIDGIDGLLGGLSCVSFAAIGFLMYRDGQMDMAHWSFALIVSILPYLMLNLGIPFGSKYKVFMGDAGSTLIGFTIIWILLLSTQGKGHPMNPVTALWIIAIPLIDMVAIIYRRVRKGKSPFRPDRLHVHHLMVRAGLTSRQAFLLITFVSAVCATIGILGEVYYVNEWAMFVGFFILFFLYVYSITRAWRITRWVRRMKRRAKRLKKA
- the rsgA gene encoding small ribosomal subunit biogenesis GTPase RsgA, encoding MAKRKLTQNQTRRIQSNNAKTLHRHKKKEIEWSDEMLGESQEGVVVTRYSIHADVENEQGEIYRCNLRRTLSSLVVGDKVVWRKGNEQLQGVSGVIEAIHPRENEISRPDYYDGLKPIAANIDRIIIVSAVLPTLSLNIIDRYLVVCEIAGITPLIVLNKVDLLAQEQRQEIEEQLKIYQDIGYEILMISAKSGENMEKLTALLAQGTAIFVGQSGVGKSSLINHILPSVNAQVGDVSETSGLGQHTTTSSRLYHLPQGGNLIDSPGIREFGLWHLDAEQITKGYREFQYVLGTCKFRDCKHLNDPGCALREAVEQGKISPVRYDNYHRLIESLSETKSQRHFSAV
- a CDS encoding YadA-like family protein, encoding MSRAKEDLERNIDSARIRFVSINHTHDDLGNGNNSYNDSAKGTDSIAVGKLASTKVGADASVAIGVAATTEKALGIAIGVASNSKSEQGIALGGWAEASGQLNAIAIGTLAKAMNSGSQAIGQLSKAQGHLSQAYGDRAEAYDVNGVAIGSSSRVSGDNSVTLGAYSYVGEKNSVPPADSATPRFHTHQDKEYSIIHPTNKKKYNYGIALGALSKVFGSQGIAVGGEAHDHVSLAVGSSAVAQGYFSASIGAFAITKERDAISLGHVAQANKRGSVSLGHDAISNVESAVALGENSLADRSLDDLKSIGYDPLNKRVKMDSDGSNKEFVFDTDADKSRYTELSKELIELKKEANNLETEFASIVNEKNKANLSSEEERDIEQRLNQKSAELDSKLSEIKLKEHEKNKLVSVWRATAGAVSVGDHNIGITRQITNLAAGSEDTDAVNVAQLKSLKNAGLTFALNDYDKDQVDSTKDKLIKKEIGSIFQIQGKSDFVYNDANKAKYTSDNLVTFNDAGVLRIGMLKSPSFTGVTLGEGDKTVSLTVDDGALKAGGKTIFTEDNFKKFFTKLYTFEGGLKAEEKDGKTVISLNKETIKQMPELKGEKGDAGKSAYEIWKAQDGNGNKSEADFTNAIKGEKGDAGKSAYEIWKAQDGNGNKSEADFTNAIKGEKGDAGKSAYEIWKAQDGNGNKSEADFTNAIKGEKGDAGKSAYEIWKAQDGNGNKSEADFTNAIKGEKGDAGKSAYEIWKAQDGNGNKSEADFTNAIKGEKGDAGKSAYEIWKAQDGNGNKSEADFTNAIKGEKGDAGKSAYEIWKAQDGNGNKSEADFTNAIKGEKGDAGKSAYEIWKAQDGNGNKSEADFTNAIKGEKGDAGKSAYEIWKAQDGNGNKSEADFTNAIKGEKGDAGKSAYEIWKAQDGNGNKSEADFTNAIKGEKGPKGEPGLKGGQGLKGEKGKSAYESWKELPANQGKSETEFAEMLGGGASKVELQQLRTEHDSLKAQIRKDQQSIQQLDRNMQKMNKDLRAGIAGATAIAFLQGGNFAGESAVSVAVGTYKGEHALAVGYGRRLTNNKIEVKLGASINSRSDVNAGGSVGYHW
- the ptsI gene encoding phosphoenolpyruvate-protein phosphotransferase PtsI, with product MISGILASPGIAFGKALVLKEEKIVLDTQKITDDQIDVEVARFYEGRALAVEQLNSIRERALVSLGEEKAAIFEGHLMILEDEELEEEILDYLRSNKVNAAVAASKIIDQQVTMLSEIDDEYLKERAGDIRDIGNRLIKNILGMYIVDLGDIQEESILVAYDLTPSETAQLNLEKVLGVVTDIGGRTSHTSIMARSLELPAIVGTNNVTELVNTGDYLILDAINNHVYINPTQSQIDELKTLEAKISQEKAELAKLKDLPAITLDGHKVDVVANIGTIRDCEGADRNGAEGIGLYRTEFLFMDREQLPTEEEQFIAYKEVVEAMNGRLTVLRTMDIGGDKELPYLDLPKEMNPFLGWRAIRIALDRREILNAQLRAVLRASAFGKLAVMFPMIISVEEVQELKAVIETLKAELRAEGKAFDENIQVGVMVETPSAAVNARFLAKEVDFFSIGTNDLTQYTLAVDRGNELISHLYNPMQPSVLGLIKQVIDASHAEGKWTGMCGELAGDERATLLLLGMGLDEFSMSAISVPRIKKLIRNVNFQDAKALANAALQKPTASEIEQLIEEFLAENALN
- the orn gene encoding oligoribonuclease, producing MSFDKQNLIWIDLEMTGLDPEKERIIEIATIVTDKNLNILAEGPVLAVHQSDELLNKMNDWCQKTHSENGLIERVKASKLTERAAELQTLDFLKKWVPKGSSPICGNSIAQDKRFLVKYMPDLADYFHYRHLDVSTLKELAARWKPEILEGFKKENTHLALDDIRESIKELAYYREHFMKLD
- the manA gene encoding mannose-6-phosphate isomerase, class I, coding for MIYKLTGSLQNYVWGGHQYIPQLLNIPAEENQYYAEWWLGAHHSAPSSIEVDGKNLLLTEFLQKNPTALGAQSRASFGDELPYLLKILDVAQPLSIQLHPTKTQAEIGFAEENAKGIELKASTRTYKDNNHKPEMMIALSDFWLLHGFKNKSDIIKTLEARSSLVPLAKKLHKQDLHAFYADIMQADQAQLHQLLSPILLENQAAYEANSLDLTNPDYWVLYTIDAMNISLDKLDAGLICFYLFNIAHLKKGEGIYQDAGIPHAYLRGQNIELMACSDNVIRGGLTPKYVDIPELLKIVDCREVEPKIIPSAPQDARIFTYATPAQDFALQNIQYECGETHHLKAQSASILLAMNGQLNLRSETTALFLKQGEAAFITAGASYEVEGLIEGYAVVAKLP
- the ptsH gene encoding phosphocarrier protein Hpr, with the translated sequence MYSKDVEITVPNGLHTRPAAQFVKEAKAFSSDITVTSAGKSASAKSLFKLQTLGLTQGTVITISAEGEDEQQAVDHLVTLIPTLE
- the crr gene encoding PTS glucose transporter subunit IIA; this encodes MGLFDKLFGSKENKSVEVEIYAPISGEIVNIEDVPDVVFSEKIVGDGVAIRPSGNKIVAPVDGVIGKIFETNHAFSMESKEGVELFVHFGIDTVELKGEGFTRIAQEGQSVKRGDTVIEFDLPLLESKAKSVLTPVVISNMDEISCIVKKSGEVVAGESVVLSLTK